A single Thunnus thynnus chromosome 6, fThuThy2.1, whole genome shotgun sequence DNA region contains:
- the LOC137185272 gene encoding uncharacterized protein: MDHARPQDPQQSKGSTSWHKEHSEESADKRPADSSVSPTQDEKRPIRRVRSPSRPRAWLSSSYKPKFAGRFYKPRFSRDDHSFYKPGFSSHKYHYFKPHSYFNRRDHFHPKLHHIALREREREKERYEQRDRDQKKERYEKRESADGSSPPKQNSTTRPFSPRRTASRDKDIQFIVSSQAEKPAFYMDCGKLRCSIHPLKPNTKLPYRILICLIVEIDEVYYQECEMFGLVVKMLIAKDPSLEHPIQSSLQENLRDIGKRCVDAMEKFIEDYDSKEPSH; this comes from the exons ATGGATCATGCTCGACCACAGGACCCGCAGCAAAGCAAG GGCTCCACGTCGTGGCACAAGGAACACAGTGAGGAGTCTGCTGACAAGAGGCCCGCTGACAGCTCTGTGTCTCCCACTCAA GATGAGAAGAGGCCGATCAGGAGAGTGCGAAGTCCATCCAGGCCGAGGGCGTGGCTATCCAGTTCTTACAAGCCCAAGTTTGCAGGGCGATTCTACAAGCCTCG TTTTTCGAGGGACGACCATTCATTCTACAAACCTGGCTTCAGCAGCCACAAGTACCATTACTTCAAACCCCATTCTTACTTCAACCGGAGGGATCATTTCCACCCTAAACTTCACCACATTGCACTGAgggagagggagcgagagaaGGAACGATACGAGCAGAGGGATAGGGATCAAAAGAAGGAGCGAtatgagaagagagagagcgctGATGGGAGTTCAcctccaaaacaaaacagca CTACTAGACCTTTCTCACCCAGGCGCACTGCCAGCAGAGACAAGGACATTCAGTTCATCGTAAGTTCACAAGCAGAAAAACCTGCTTTCTATATGGATTGTGGAAAACTACGGTGCTCCATCCATCCCTTAAAACCTAATACTAAACTTCCCTACAGAATATTGATTTGTCTGATTGTTG AGATAGATGAG GTGTACTATCAGGAATGTGAAATGTTCGGCCTTGTGGTAAAGATGCTGATAGCAAAGGACCCGTCTCTGGAGCACCCCATCCAGTCCTCGCTGCAGGAGAACCTCAGGGACATCGGCAAACGCTGTGTGGATGCCATGGAGAAATTTATAGAGGACTACGACTCCAAGGAGCCGTCTCACtaa
- the LOC137184682 gene encoding prickle-like protein 2: protein MSLEMEKTITKLMYDFQRNSTSDDDSGCALEEYAWVPPGLSPEQVHQYYNSLPEEKVPYINSPGEKYRIKQLLHQLPPHDNEVRYCNALDEEEKRELKIFSNQRKKENLGRGNVRPFPLTINGAICDKCGGQINGGDIVVFAVRAGHGKCWHPHCFVCSMCEELLVDLIYFYQDGKIYCGRHHAERLKPRCCACDEIIFADECTEAEGRHWHMKHFCCYECETTLGGQRYIMKDGRPHCCNCFESLYAEYCDACGEHIGIDQGQMTYDGQHWHATEECFCCARCKRSLLGRPFLPKQGQIFCSRSCSAGQDPDESDSSDSAFQSARSRESRHSTKIGKKERRNAEQERRSAEARQSAPPPMPDRLSAEIDPLSGQMDRLSLSSSQTPSRTPNRTPSRTPSRAPSLNQVWMSRDDPYVPSAAYEGPQLEPSPTPTSIHLLGQCNPRQGYNPNTNAHPPAQTPANPGKRPDSWGKEQGNTKRTPMAALRGHSFNENWIHHSQDEFRPNKLRTQMSFNEMSSQNQGFSDKRSISLHGFQRDGRPPLTRRNPINAMSFNEPLTPLEQTPRGSMDSLTMSNATAGNSLDGVSRRQEHLSRFSMPDLSKDSGVNVSEKSNMGTLSSSVQFHSTESLSSSRPYNNNMYTPLRVGYPLQYWDGPQPLGFDSKGHVGVMGSSGNLRMAPMSDRMPRRRINGQEPVSQQQQPQPRRRKHHRGNHGNGQHRSGRHHKRSRRSRSDNALHLVADRPAQMVELPYRRVQEDYDRFPSGHAARELFGLEPGGYRQQPHRPCPRTTSDLTLQNAGWQPVGLGGPCWGDGYMEAADPWCSSCSSSSESEGDEGYFLGEPIPRPVQLCYINNEELRHRYSPSGIVGHHGPLHGPIHGQLHTRQRRKSKNCIIS, encoded by the exons ATGTCTCTGGAGATGGAGAAGACCATCACCAAGCTGATGTACGACTTCCAGAGAAACTCAACCTCTGATGATGACTCTGGATGTGCACTGGAGGAATACGCCTGGGTTCCCCCCGGCCTCAGCCCCGAGCAG gTGCATCAGTATTATAACTCCTTACCAGAAGAGAAGGTCCCCTATATAAACAGCCCTGGAGAGAAATATCGCATCAAACAACTGCTTCACCAGTTGCCACCACATGACAATGAG GTGCGTTATTGTAACGCATTGGacgaggaggagaaaagagagctAAAGATCTTCAGCAACCAACGGAAGAAGGAGAACCTGGGCAGGGGCAACGTCCGTCCTTTCCCCCTGACTATTAATGGGGCCATATGCGATAAG TGTGGTGGTCAGATAAACGGAGGGGACATTGTAGTTTTTGCTGTGAGGGCGGGTCATGGAAAATGTTGGCACCCTCATTGCTTTGTCTGCAGCATGTGTGAGGAGCTGTTGGTGGATCTCATCTACTTCTACCAGGATGGCAAAATCTACTGTGGCCGGCACCACGCTGAGAGGCTGAAACCCCGCTGCTGTGCCTGTGATGAG ATTATCTTTGCCGATGAATGCACCGAGGCAGAGGGCAGGCACTGGCACATGAAGCACTTCTGTTGCTACGAGTGTGAGACCACCCTCGGCGGCCAGCGCTACATCATGAAGGATGGGCGGCCACACTGCTGCAACTGCTTCGAGTCCCTTTATGCAGAGTACTGTGACGCATGTGGAGAACACATAG GCATTGACCAAGGCCAAATGACGTATGATGGGCAGCACTGGCACGCAACTGAGGAATGTTTTTGCTGTGCCCGTTGCAAACGCTCTCTGCTGGGCCGCCCCTTCCTGCCAAAGCAGGGACAGATCTTCTGCTCACGGTCCTGCAGCGCTGGACAG gATCCAGATGAGTCTGACTCCTCAGACTCGGCCTTCCAGAGTGCCCGTTCCCGTGAGTCCCGCCACAGCACCAAGATTGGGAAAAAGGAGCGCAGGAATGCTGAGCAGGAGCGGCGGAGTGCCGAGGCCCGCCAGTCAGCTCCTCCACCCATGCCTGACCGTCTGTCGGCTGAAATTGATCCTCTGTCTGGTCAGATGGACCGTTTAAGCCTCTCCTCTAGCCAGACCCCGAGCAGGACACCTAACCGTACACCCAGCCGCACTCCAAGCCGTGCCCCGAGTCTTAACCAGGTGTGGATGAGTCGGGATGATCCCTACGTCCCTTCTGCTGCTTATGAGGGCCCCCAGCTGGAACCCTCCCCCACTCCAACATCTATACATCTTCTGGGTCAGTGTAACCCCAGGCAGGGTTACAATCCCAACACAAATGCTCATCCTCCAGCCCAGACTCCTGCCAACCCAGGGAAGAGGCCTGACTCCTGGGGGAAGGAACAAGGCAATACCAAGAGGACCCCTATGGCGGCCCTGAGGGGCCACTCCTTTAATGAAAACTGGATCCACCACAGTCAGGATGAATTCAGGCCCAACAAGCTACGCACCCAGATGAGCTTCAATGAGATGTCTAGCCAGAACCAGGGTTTCTCTGACAAGAGGAGCATCAGCCTGCATGGATTCCAGAGAGACGGCAGGCCACCACTGACCAGGAGGAACCCCATCAATGCCATGAGCTTCAATGAGCCCCTCACTCCTCTAGAACAGACCCCTCGTGGATCCATGGACTCCCTCACTATGTCCAATGCTACAG CAGGTAACTCTCTGGATGGGGTCAGTAGGCGTCAGGAGCATTTGTCAAGATTCTCTATGCCTGACCTGAGTAAGGACTCAGGTGTGAATGTTTCTGAGAAGAGCAACATGGGAACGCTCAGCTCCTCAGTCCAGTTCCACAGCACAGAGTCACTGTCCTCCTCTCGCCcctacaacaacaacatgtacacTCCGCTGAGAGTGGGCTACCCACTGCAGTACTGGGACGGCCCACAGCCGCTGGGCTTTGACAGCAAAGGTCATGTCGGGGTGATGGGCAGCAGTGGGAACCTGCGGATGGCTCCCATGAGTGACAGGATGCCTCGCCGACGCATAAATGGGCAGGAACCTGTATCCCAACAGCAACAGCCACAACCAAGACGTCGCAAACACCATCGTGGAAACCACGGTAACGGACAGCACCGCAGTGGCCGCCACCACAAACGCTCTCGCCGTTCTCGCTCTGATAACGCCCTGCACCTGGTGGCGGACCGGCCCGCTCAAATGGTGGAGCTGCCCTACCGCCGTGTTCAGGAGGATTACGATCGCTTCCCTTCCGGTCACGCTGCCCGGGAGTTGTTTGGTCTGGAACCAGGTGGCTACAGACAGCAGCCCCATCGGCCCTGTCCCCGCACCACTTCTGATCTCACCCTGCAGAATGCTGGATGGCAGCCTGTGGGGCTGGGCGGGCCATGCTGGGGCGATGGGTACATGGAGGCTGCTGACCCCTGGTGCTCCagctgctcctcttcctccgaGTCAGAGGGAGATGAGGGTTATTTCCTGGGTGAACCAATCCCTCGGCCCGTGCAGCTGTGCTACATCAACAACGAGGAGCTGCGCCATCGCTACAGCCCCTCTGGGATAGTTGGCCATCATGGACCTCTGCATGGACCGATTCATGGCCAGCTGCATACCCGCCAGAGAAGGAAGAGCAAAAACTGCATAATTTCATAG